The sequence TGCCGCTGGCTTCCGAAAGGATATAGGCACCTTTTTCCAGGCCGGTGGCTTTGCCGTATTTGCTTTGATCGATAATGGGCAGGCCCTGTCGGGTGAACACCAGTACAACCGGGCCACCTTTATGTTCCAGCGCTACCTTCCAGGCCTGGGTGGTCTCGTTGGCATCAGCCGGGCGGATCAGCGTAATATTCGGTATCGACCTTAATGATGCCAGTTGCTCAACAGGCTGGTGGGTAGTGCCATCCTCGCCTAAGCCAATGCTATCGTGGGTATAAACAAATATAGGGCTGATCTTCATAATGGCCGCCAAGCGGATAGGCGGACGCATATATTCAGAGAAGATCAGGAAAGTTGCGCCAAACGGTATTAGTCCTTTGGTCAGCGCCATACCGTTCAATATCGAACCCATGGCATGTTCACGGATCCCGAAGTGGAAGTTACGGCCATCACGGTTTTCGGACGTGAACGAGTAGAACTCCTTCAGGTTAGTTTCAGTAGATGGGGCCAGGTCGGCCGCGCCGCCGATCAGGTGCGGCAGGCTTTCGGCAATAGCGTTCAGCACTTTGCCCGATGCCTGGCGGGTGGCCATCTTTTTGTCGGATGGTTCAAACTTTGGTAGTTTATCCAGCCAGCCTTTGGGCAATTTGCCCGCGGCGGCCTGTTCGTATTCGGCAGCCAGCTCTGGGAACTGCTCTTTGTATTCGGCATACAGGTCGTTCCAATCGTCTTCTTTTTTGCCTTTGGCTACGCCTATTTCGTGGTAGTATTTAGCAACCTCGGCAGGAATATTAAAGCTCTTATCCGGATCGAAACCGAAGAATTTCTTCACCAGTTTCATTTCTTCCTCACCCAGCGGCGCGCCGTGCGAACCTGCCGTACCCGATTTATTTGGGCTGCCATAAGCGATCAGCGATCGTACACGGATCAGTGATGGCTTCTGTGTTTCGGCTTTGGCGTTGATGATGGCCAGTTGCAGGGCGTGGATATCGTTCACATCATCTACATGCTGCACGTGCCAGCCATAGGCTTCAAAGCGGTGGTTCACATCCTCGTTAAAAGCGATATCGGTGCTGCCTTCTATAGAGATGTGGTTATCATCGTACAGGTAAATGAGGTTGCCTAATTCTAAATGGCCTGCCAGAGATGCCGCTTCGGATGTTACGCCCTCCATCATATCACCGTCGCTGCAAATGGCGTAAATATGATAGTTGAATATCGGAAACTCTGGTTTGTTATACCTTGCCGCCAAATGCTTTTGGGCGATAGCGAAACCTACGCCATTGGCAAAACCCTGTCCCAGCGGACCGGTAGTTACATCGATACCCGGTGCCAGGCCGTACTCGGGGTGACCAGCTGTCTTGCTATTCATCTGGCGGAAATTCTTGATATCATCCAGCGAGATATCGTAGCCCAGCAAGTGTAAAAAGCTGTATTGCAGCATACAGGCGTGCCCGGCCGAAAGGATGAACCTGTCGCGGTTGGCCCAATCGGGGTTTTTAGGGTTGAAGTTGATAAACTCTTTCCAAAGCACATGGCCCATTGGCGCAAGCGCCATCGGTGTGCCGGGGTGGCCCGAATTTGCCTTCTGCACTGCATCGGCCGACAGGATCCTGACGGTATCGATGGCTAAGGTTTCGATGTTTTTATCTGCTGACATATTTTCTTTTTATGGTAGATGTATTGATGTATTTCTTTTATTTAGGCGACTTAACCGAGGAATGCACACCCTCCAGTTTGCCGGTTTGCCATAATCGTGCCCCGCCTTTTATCCCGTCCTCGTTGGTAACCAGTTTCATATTATCTTCCAGCTTAAAAGTAAGCCTGCGGGCGTTGCCGCCGCCTATATATAAATAGTCGTAATTGAATACGGTTTTTAAAACTTTAAAAACCTTGGTCATGCGTTTGTTCCATTTTTTCAAGCCGAGTTTATCCAGCGCCTTATCGCCCATGTACTCATCATACGCCATCCCTTTAGAGAATGGGTGGTGCGAAATTTCCAGATGCGGCAGCAAAACACCGTTTAGAAAAAACGCGGTACCGAAACCTGTGCCAAGGGTGATCACCATTTCAAAGCCGTTACCGTTAACTACGCCCAGGCCGGCCATATCGGCATCGTTAACTACTTTAGCGGGTTTGCCCAGCTCTTTACCCAATTCGGTTTGCAGGTCGAAACCTCCCCATGCCTTATTCCCTAAATTGGGTGCCGTAACCACTACGCCATTTTTAATATAACCGGGGAAGCCAACTGAGATCTGGTTATATTCCGGAAAGCCTTTTACAAGTTTTTTAATGGCGTCCATCATATTTTGCGGGGTAGACGGCATGGGCGTATCTTCCTTATCATACTCCATGGTTAGTTTGCCTTGCTTATTAAGGATGGTAGCCTTTACGTGCGATCCGCCGATATCGATAGACAGTGTATGCTGCCCTGTGCTTTTTTTCATATTGGGGTTAGATAGTTGGTTGAAAACGAATAATCAAATATCAACAATGCCAATGTAAATATGGTTAACGCGGCATCACAATATTAACATGAAATTGTAAAGCTTGTTTCGGCATTGACCGATGGGGAGAGCTTTTTACCGCGATATTGCAAATAGTGGCAAAATGTGAATAATAATGGCCTGCTATCAACCAGGCAACTACATAAAAACGGCCCGGATGCTTTCGCACCCGGGCCGTTTTACTTATTAGGATTGACTAATATCTAATCTCTAATCATTAGTTATAAATGAAGCTACCATCGCCACGGCGTTGCATAGTGCGGCCGTTACGTGTTGGCCTGCCGCTCCATTTTTGCAGGTTGAGGCGGAAACCCACCAGGAAGTAGCGGCTTTTGGTACTGGTAACTGTGTTTGTGATACCTGTAGCACTTACAGTTTGTGTAAGCGGGTTAGCCTGGTGCAGGATATCGTTCACATCGAATGTTAATGTAAACGAACGTTTTTGACCAAACTCTTTTTGGAAACCACCATTAATCAATAACGGGCTGTTATTTAATGTTGGGATACCGGTTACGCTGCTGGTTTGGGTGGTAAAGTTTTTAGAAGCATCGTAATGTACCTGGAAGGTTTTCAGGAAATAGAAACGACCATCTAAACCGAACGAATTATTAACAGCCTTGCTTGATGGGCTATTTTCGGCAGTAGAGAAGGTTTTGGTTAACGATGTACCAAAGAATGGGTTG comes from Mucilaginibacter mali and encodes:
- the tkt gene encoding transketolase, with product MSADKNIETLAIDTVRILSADAVQKANSGHPGTPMALAPMGHVLWKEFINFNPKNPDWANRDRFILSAGHACMLQYSFLHLLGYDISLDDIKNFRQMNSKTAGHPEYGLAPGIDVTTGPLGQGFANGVGFAIAQKHLAARYNKPEFPIFNYHIYAICSDGDMMEGVTSEAASLAGHLELGNLIYLYDDNHISIEGSTDIAFNEDVNHRFEAYGWHVQHVDDVNDIHALQLAIINAKAETQKPSLIRVRSLIAYGSPNKSGTAGSHGAPLGEEEMKLVKKFFGFDPDKSFNIPAEVAKYYHEIGVAKGKKEDDWNDLYAEYKEQFPELAAEYEQAAAGKLPKGWLDKLPKFEPSDKKMATRQASGKVLNAIAESLPHLIGGAADLAPSTETNLKEFYSFTSENRDGRNFHFGIREHAMGSILNGMALTKGLIPFGATFLIFSEYMRPPIRLAAIMKISPIFVYTHDSIGLGEDGTTHQPVEQLASLRSIPNITLIRPADANETTQAWKVALEHKGGPVVLVFTRQGLPIIDQSKYGKATGLEKGAYILSEASGKPDLILMATGSEVSLILAAQAQLEKDGISTRVVSMPSWELFEKQDAAYKEKVFPKTSRKRLAVEAASPMGWHKYITDEGDIQAMTTFGESAPADDLFKHFGFTVDNVVKKAKALLG
- a CDS encoding ROK family protein, whose translation is MKKSTGQHTLSIDIGGSHVKATILNKQGKLTMEYDKEDTPMPSTPQNMMDAIKKLVKGFPEYNQISVGFPGYIKNGVVVTAPNLGNKAWGGFDLQTELGKELGKPAKVVNDADMAGLGVVNGNGFEMVITLGTGFGTAFFLNGVLLPHLEISHHPFSKGMAYDEYMGDKALDKLGLKKWNKRMTKVFKVLKTVFNYDYLYIGGGNARRLTFKLEDNMKLVTNEDGIKGGARLWQTGKLEGVHSSVKSPK